The Bombus terrestris chromosome 16, iyBomTerr1.2, whole genome shotgun sequence genome includes a region encoding these proteins:
- the LOC100642714 gene encoding formin-binding protein 4 isoform X1: MKRRQRRPVLELNQSQSGFHGEHLQNKHKHINSDYPGQNIPTNPLANLLCHYNSDSDTEDSKKDCKLDDQVNNFFKEIQLIAPKQPVSNESSNVALTTNSNTRLAHYTNQQALMWRECLDESSGYPYYWHIETNEVTWEMPDELRYLKNNIKTSSVIKPLSMQESHWVDFSSVTYQQSHENIPEGMIPREVVARNRNRYICNETLQKPESQTDPDTANTSDTMDNDSDDGKIEMITSYGSDESDSDTVDENRSKNNMKESSVKSTSTTPKLRCPEKLSASTPIIQPQLLTISQNPNQMYENKGTVEESMVESVDSKPSNDAEAKYLINQIKQDAVQKIDYTDKINNDSRLMKESITKKSSNKHSVDSDVDFRISLVPGYDEDSDVEEESEDKQERKALFPIPQTKETMESMLLGKIDGDQIAESNDNEEINTERKIVQEDNEDILERLECRDDSNTKTEEDTQRGNKFVDNVHGRNKFFQRKKRIAFDVPSTKIKTNNDNETSKLEVETQREEINSCDEHLIEPQVDQQEEPNTANENMEENVSTCKDESNSTEGETSTSETNGESKEDEGEVNLLSQIILEKLKFLSEGKPGVSPVQLMSIQLQTLFVAWEAGCLEKNYLRRWLSDTSHELERLEQDAAPPGWLCQWDRSHKRYYYQNTATGITQWTYPDTGIAGGAEEMEICSTPPPAEQEDIIIPAEEEGLRSKSKKSEGGETTEDMTMPRNSDIEAPPPPQISNPSPPPPPRIYAEDLKRDKRKQDKCNDKLDNKRSRLGEEGAAVAEIKQLENSVAPSSALLSPQPANLANVTSAEPLPPGVDLTEAPYEIPATALKRIIYGAVQSQGAALYDATARDPTVPILSHPATIVQEHYLQYPAYHQHLHAPAALVLPHKHNVQPAIQLIPDYTPIYTNHKVIEKPPVKTAKESLVSALDSFYNDIARIENIGMEKVPQRQDTTTVEPSTLPTEEAKLETEQEPIPVETTVKEKKRKRTRIGISKKHKEVSSMVAKWQKVQQNFENT; this comes from the exons atgaagcGACGTCAAAGAAGGCCTGTTTTAGAGCTTAATCAATCGCAATCCGGTTTTCATGGAGAACATTTACAAA ACAAACACAAACATATAAATAGTGATTACCCTGGACAAAACATACCTACAAATCCTCTGGCAAATTTACTTTGTCACTATAATTCAGATAGTGATACTGAAGACTCCAAGAAAGATTGCAAATTAGATGAtcaagttaataatttttttaaa gaAATCCAACTGATTGCACCCAAACAACCAGTCTCAAATGAATCTAGTAATGTTGCCTTAACAACAAATTCTAACACACGCTTAGCACATTATACAAATCAACAAGCACTCA TGTGGAGAGAATGCTTAGATGAATCTTCAGGTTATCCTTACTATTGGCACATTGAGACTAACGAAGTAACCTGGGAAATGCCAGATGAATTACGGTACTTAAAAAACAACATTAAAACAAGCTCTGTTATAAAACCACTTTCAATGCAAGAGTCTCATTGGGTTGATTTCTCATCAGTTACAT ATCAACAATCCCATGAAAATATACCAGAAGGTATGATTCCACGGGAAGTGGTGGCTCGAAATCGTAATAGATATATTTGTAATGAGACTTTGCAGAAGCCAGAATCTCAAACTGATCCAGACACTGCTAACACATCTGATACCATGGATAACGATTCTGATGATGG GAAAATAGAAATGATCACATCCTATGGGAGTGATGAAAGTGATTCAGATACAGTGGATGAGAATCGATCAAAGAACAATATGAAAGAATCATCGGTGAAAAGCACAAGTACAACACCAAAATTAAGATGCCCTGAAAAACTTTCTGCATCAACTCCTATAATCCAACCACAGTTACTGACAATTTCTCAGAATCCAAATCAGATGTACGAAAACAAAGGTACTGTAGAAGAATCAATGGTAGAATCTGTGGACTCAAAACCATCCAATGATGCAGAGGCTAAGTACTTAATAAACCAAATTAAACAAGATGCTGTTCAAAAGATAGATTATAcggataaaattaataatgataGTCGATTGATGAAAGAATCTATAACAAAGAAAAGCAGTAATAAACACAGTGTTGACTCCGATGTAGACTTCCGCATTTCTTTAGTGCCTGGTTACGATGAAGATTCAGATGTTGAAGAAGAATCTGAAGATAAACAGGAGAGAAAAGCTCTATTTCCAATTCCTCAAACCAAAGAAACCATGGAGAGTATGTTATTAGGTAAAATTGATGGTGATCAAATAGCAGAGAGTAATGACAATGAAGAAATTAATACCGAAAGGAAAATCGTACAAGAAGATAATGAAGACATTCTAGAAAGGTTAGAATGCAGAGATGATTCAAATACTAAAACAGAGGAGGATACGCAAAGGGGAAACAAATTCGTCGATAACGTACATGGTCGGAATAAATTTTTTCAAAGGAAAAAACGTATTGCATTTGATG TTCCATCTACaaagataaaaacaaataaTGATAATGAAACAAGTAAACTGGAAGTGGAGACCCAACGCGAGGAAATTAACTCTTGCGACGAACATCTTATTGAACCTCAGGTTGATCAGCAAGAAGAACCAAACACTGCGAACGAGAACATGGAAGAGAATGTTTCAACTTGCAAAGATGAATCAAATAGTACTGAAGGAGAAACAAGTACATCAGAAACGAATGGTGAATCCAAAGAAGATGAAGGGGAGGTTAATCTACTATCCCAGATCATACTTGAGAAATTAAAGTTTCTATCAGAAGGAAAACCAGGTGTATCGCCAGTTCAATTGATGTCTATTCAGCTACaa ACATTGTTTGTTGCATGGGAAGCAGGTTGTTTAGAAAAGAATTACTTGCGTAGATGGTTGAGTGACACCAGTCACGAATTGGAACGCTTGGAACAAGATGCAGCACCACCTGGATGGCTATGTCAGTGGGATAG GTCGCATAAGCGATATTATTACCAGAACACTGCCACTGGAATTACACAATGGACTTATCCGGATACTGGCATCGCCGGTGGAGCTGAAGAGATGGAAATTTGTTCCACGCCTCCTCCAGCTGAGCAAGAAGATATTATTATACCTG CAGAAGAAGAAGGACTAAGATCAAAGTCAAAGAAATCAGAAGGTGGAGAGACAACAGAGGACATGACGATGCCAAGGAACAGCGACATAGAAGCTCCGCCTCCACCTCAAATTTCAAATCCGAGCCCACCCCCACCCCCAAGAATATACGCGGAGGATTTGAAGAGGGACAAAAGGAAACAAGATAAGTGCAACGACAAATTGGATAATAAGAGATCACGACTAGGAGAAG AGGGAGCAGCAGTCgcggaaataaaacaattagaaaattCTGTTGCCCCATCCTCTGCCTTACTGTCGCCTCAGCCTGCCAATCTTGCAAACGTAACTAGCGCAGAACCCCTGCCACCAGGTGTTGATTTAACGGAAGCACCTTATGAGATACCTGCAACTGCCCTGAAGAGAATTATTTATGGCGCTGTGCAGTCACAAGGTGCTGCGCTCTACGATGCAACTGCGAGAGATCCGACAGTTCCTATTCTAAGTCATCCAGCGACCATAGTACAAGAACATTATCTTCAATATCCAGCATATCATCAACacttacacgct CCAGCGGCCTTAGTACTTCCACATAAGCACAATGTGCAGCCTGCGATTCAGCTAATACCTGACTACACTCCAATATATACGAATCATAAGGTCATTGAGAAGCCACCAGTTAAAACAGCGAAAGAATCTTTAGTGTCTGCACTAGATTCATTTTACAATGACATTGCGCGAATAGAGAATATCGGAATGGAGAAAGTTCCTCAGAGACAAGATACTACGACGGTAGAACCGTCAACCTTACCAACAGAGGAAGCCAAATTAGAAACAGAGCAAGAACCTATCCCTGTTGAAACTActgtgaaagaaaagaaaaggaaaagg ACAAGGATTGGTATTAGTAAAAAGCATAAAGAAGTCTCTAGTATGGTTGCAAAATGGCAAAAGGTGCAACAGAATTTCGAAAATACGTAA
- the LOC100643553 gene encoding ethanolaminephosphotransferase 1, whose product MYHKLNLEVKYLTEQHLTGFENYKYSSVDTSPLSVYIMHPFWNKVVQYCPKWVAPNVLTFSGFLFTVFNFTLFAFYDYYLYASSDDKPQYPPIPRWVFALGAFNVFMAYTLDGIDGKQARRTQTSGPLGELFDHGLDSWTTMLISVCMFSVFGRTDHSVSPLRMYFILWNVFISFYLTHWEKYNTGVLFLPWGYDLSMVGTIIVFVISSIGGHKAWKIVFPGGIPVGVMFEVLLYVTAIVSSLPVVLWNIYKSYRDKTGKMRTFLDAIRPLLPLAVLFSISTIWVVHSPSNIIDKDPRIIFLAIGTIFSNICCRLIVSQMSNTRCELLSWILLPVAVAALFSFILPSIDLVSTYILAIIALLAHIHYGTCVVRQMCRHFRIHTFRIKDRAD is encoded by the exons ATGTATCACAAATTGAATCTCGAAGTCAAGTATCTTACTGAACAACATCTTACCGGCTTCGAGAACTATAAA TATAGCTCAGTGGATACAAGCCCTCTCAGTGTATATATTATGCATCCATTTTGGAATAAAGTAGTACAG TATTGTCCGAAGTGGGTTGCCCCAAACGTATTAACTTTCTCTGGATTTTTGTTTACTGTCTTTAACTTCACGTTGTTTGCATTTTATGATTATTACTTGTATGCATCAAGTGATGATAAGCCACAGTATCCTCCTATACCAAGATGGGTCTTTGCCTTGGGTGCATTCAATGTTTTTATGGCATATACTCTTG ATGGTATTGATGGAAAACAAGCACGACGTACGCAAACATCAGGTCCTTTAGGAGAGTTATTTGATCATGGATTAGATAGTTGGACAACAATGCTCATTAGTGTTTGTATGTTTTCTGTGTTTGGTAGGACAGACCATAGTGTATCCCCATTAAGAATGTATTTCATTCTGTGGAACGTGTTTATTAGTTTCTACTTAACTCATTGGGAAAAGTATAACACAGGGGTATTGTTTCTTCCTTGGGGATATGATCTATCTATGGTA GGTACTATTATTGTCTTTGTCATATCTAGTATAGGCGGACATAAAGCCTGGAAGATTGTGTTCCCTGGTGGTATACCAGTTGGTGTAATGTTtgaagtattactttatgtcacTGCAATTGTATCTAGTTTGCCTGTAGTTCTATGGAATATATATAA ATCATATAGGGACAAGACTGGTAAAATGCGAACGTTCCTAGATGCCATAAGACCTCTACTGCCTCTAGCAGTACTCTTTTCAATTTCAACAATTTGGGTAGTTCATTCACCTAGTAATATCATAGATAAAGATCCTAGGATAATTTTCTTAGCAATTGGAACTATTTTTTCAAACATCTGT TGTCGTTTAATTGTTTCACAAATGAGCAACACCAGATGTGAACTATTATCATGGATATTATTACCTGTAGCGGTTGCAGCCCTTTTCTCATTTATCTTGCCTAGTATAGATTTGGTATCCACATATATTCTTGCCATTATAGCTTTATTGGCACATATTCACTATGGAACATGTGTG GTGCGTCAGATGTGTCGTCATTTCCGTATTCACACGTTCCGTATTAAAGATCGTGCAGACTGA
- the LOC100643307 gene encoding calreticulin, whose amino-acid sequence MRFFSLIFLLLAVTIVTAEIYFEEKFLDDSWEKNWVYSEHPGKEFGKFVLSPGKFWNNPENDKGIQTSQDARFYALSTKFKPFSNKDKTLVIQFTVKHEQNIDCGGGYVKVFDCSLDQKDMHGESPYQIMFGPDICGPGTKKVHVIFSYKGKNLLINKDIRCKDDIYTNLYTLIVKPDNTYKVLINNEEVESGELEADWDFLPPKKIRDPSQSKPEDWDDNATIPDPDDQKPEDWDKPEHIPDPEATKPEDWDDEMDGEWEAPMIDNPEYKGEWKPKQIDNPNYKGPWIHPEIDNPEYTPDPELYKRDEICAIGFDLWQVKSGTIFDNVLITDDLEVARKFGEEVWKPTIEGEKKMKEALDEEERKQRQKEAKENEDNKDDDEDEDVDEEDNNVPDTEEHDEL is encoded by the exons ATGCGATTCTTCAGCTTAATTTTCCTTCTGTTGGCGGTTACGATCGTCACCGCGGAAATCTACTTTGAGGAAAAGTTTCTCGACG attCCTGGGAAAAGAATTGGGTATATTCTGAACATCCTGGAAAAGAATTTGGAAAGTTTGTTTTAAGTCCTGGAAAATTTTGGAATAATCCAGAAAATGATAAag GTATCCAAACATCTCAGGATGCCAGATTCTATGCCCTGAGCACGAAATTCAAGCCATTCAGCAATAAAGACAAAACGCTTGTTATTCAATTTACTGTTAAGCATGAACAAAATATCGATTGCGGCGGTGGATATGTAAAAGTATTTGATTGCTCGTTGGATCAAAAAGATATGCATGGTGAAAGTCCATATCAGATCATGTTTG GACCTGATATTTGTGGACCAGGAACAAAGAAAGTTCATGTGATCTTCAGTTACAAGGGCAAAAATCTTCTGATTAACAAAGATATCCGCTGCAAGGACGATATATATACCAACTTGTATACTCTGATCGTTAAGCCCGACAACACATACAAA GTTTTAATCAACAATGAGGAGGTTGAATCAGGTGAATTGGAAGCAGATTGGGACTTCCTTCCACCGAAGAAGATCAGAGATCCGTCCCAGAGCAAACCTGAAGATTGGGACGACAATGCTACCATTCCCGATCCAGATGACCAAAAACCAGAGGACTGGGACAAACCCGAGCACATTCCTGATCCCGAGGCCACCAAACCCGAAGATTGGGATGATGAAATGGACGGAGAGTGGGAAGCTCCAATGATTGATAATCCCGAATATAAG GGTGAATGGAAACCGAAACAAATTGATAATCCTAACTACAAAGGACCCTGGATTCACCCAGAGATTGACAATCCCGAATACACTCCTGATCCAGAATTGTACAAAAGGGACGAAATTTGCGCTATTGGTTTCGATCTCTGGCAAGTAAAATCTGGTACAATATTCGACAATGTCCTGATTACGGATGATCTTGAGGTCGCTCGTAAATTTGGGGAAGAAGTTTGGAAACCCACTATT GAAGGtgagaaaaaaatgaaagaggcTCTAGATGAGGAGGAAAGAAAACAGAGACAAAAGGAGgctaaagaaaatgaagataataAAGATGATGATGAGGATGAAGATGTGGATGAAGAGGACAATAATGTCCCTGATACTGAA GAGCATGATGAATTGTAA
- the LOC100642714 gene encoding formin-binding protein 4 isoform X2, with translation MKRRQRRPVLELNQSQSGFHGEHLQNKHKHINSDYPGQNIPTNPLANLLCHYNSDSDTEDSKKDCKLDDQVNNFFKEIQLIAPKQPVSNESSNVALTTNSNTRLAHYTNQQALMWRECLDESSGYPYYWHIETNEVTWEMPDELRYLKNNIKTSSVIKPLSMQESHWVDFSSVTYQQSHENIPEGMIPREVVARNRNRYICNETLQKPESQTDPDTANTSDTMDNDSDDGKIEMITSYGSDESDSDTVDENRSKNNMKESSVKSTSTTPKLRCPEKLSASTPIIQPQLLTISQNPNQMYENKGTVEESMVESVDSKPSNDAEAKYLINQIKQDAVQKIDYTDKINNDSRLMKESITKKSSNKHSVDSDVDFRISLVPGYDEDSDVEEESEDKQERKALFPIPQTKETMESMLLGKIDGDQIAESNDNEEINTERKIVQEDNEDILERLECRDDSNTKTEEDTQRGNKFVDNVHGRNKFFQRKKRIAFDVPSTKIKTNNDNETSKLEVETQREEINSCDEHLIEPQVDQQEEPNTANENMEENVSTCKDESNSTEGETSTSETNGESKEDEGEVNLLSQIILEKLKFLSEGKPGVSPVQLMSIQLQTLFVAWEAGCLEKNYLRRWLSDTSHELERLEQDAAPPGWLCQWDRSHKRYYYQNTATGITQWTYPDTGIAGGAEEMEICSTPPPAEQEDIIIPEEEGLRSKSKKSEGGETTEDMTMPRNSDIEAPPPPQISNPSPPPPPRIYAEDLKRDKRKQDKCNDKLDNKRSRLGEEGAAVAEIKQLENSVAPSSALLSPQPANLANVTSAEPLPPGVDLTEAPYEIPATALKRIIYGAVQSQGAALYDATARDPTVPILSHPATIVQEHYLQYPAYHQHLHAPAALVLPHKHNVQPAIQLIPDYTPIYTNHKVIEKPPVKTAKESLVSALDSFYNDIARIENIGMEKVPQRQDTTTVEPSTLPTEEAKLETEQEPIPVETTVKEKKRKRTRIGISKKHKEVSSMVAKWQKVQQNFENT, from the exons atgaagcGACGTCAAAGAAGGCCTGTTTTAGAGCTTAATCAATCGCAATCCGGTTTTCATGGAGAACATTTACAAA ACAAACACAAACATATAAATAGTGATTACCCTGGACAAAACATACCTACAAATCCTCTGGCAAATTTACTTTGTCACTATAATTCAGATAGTGATACTGAAGACTCCAAGAAAGATTGCAAATTAGATGAtcaagttaataatttttttaaa gaAATCCAACTGATTGCACCCAAACAACCAGTCTCAAATGAATCTAGTAATGTTGCCTTAACAACAAATTCTAACACACGCTTAGCACATTATACAAATCAACAAGCACTCA TGTGGAGAGAATGCTTAGATGAATCTTCAGGTTATCCTTACTATTGGCACATTGAGACTAACGAAGTAACCTGGGAAATGCCAGATGAATTACGGTACTTAAAAAACAACATTAAAACAAGCTCTGTTATAAAACCACTTTCAATGCAAGAGTCTCATTGGGTTGATTTCTCATCAGTTACAT ATCAACAATCCCATGAAAATATACCAGAAGGTATGATTCCACGGGAAGTGGTGGCTCGAAATCGTAATAGATATATTTGTAATGAGACTTTGCAGAAGCCAGAATCTCAAACTGATCCAGACACTGCTAACACATCTGATACCATGGATAACGATTCTGATGATGG GAAAATAGAAATGATCACATCCTATGGGAGTGATGAAAGTGATTCAGATACAGTGGATGAGAATCGATCAAAGAACAATATGAAAGAATCATCGGTGAAAAGCACAAGTACAACACCAAAATTAAGATGCCCTGAAAAACTTTCTGCATCAACTCCTATAATCCAACCACAGTTACTGACAATTTCTCAGAATCCAAATCAGATGTACGAAAACAAAGGTACTGTAGAAGAATCAATGGTAGAATCTGTGGACTCAAAACCATCCAATGATGCAGAGGCTAAGTACTTAATAAACCAAATTAAACAAGATGCTGTTCAAAAGATAGATTATAcggataaaattaataatgataGTCGATTGATGAAAGAATCTATAACAAAGAAAAGCAGTAATAAACACAGTGTTGACTCCGATGTAGACTTCCGCATTTCTTTAGTGCCTGGTTACGATGAAGATTCAGATGTTGAAGAAGAATCTGAAGATAAACAGGAGAGAAAAGCTCTATTTCCAATTCCTCAAACCAAAGAAACCATGGAGAGTATGTTATTAGGTAAAATTGATGGTGATCAAATAGCAGAGAGTAATGACAATGAAGAAATTAATACCGAAAGGAAAATCGTACAAGAAGATAATGAAGACATTCTAGAAAGGTTAGAATGCAGAGATGATTCAAATACTAAAACAGAGGAGGATACGCAAAGGGGAAACAAATTCGTCGATAACGTACATGGTCGGAATAAATTTTTTCAAAGGAAAAAACGTATTGCATTTGATG TTCCATCTACaaagataaaaacaaataaTGATAATGAAACAAGTAAACTGGAAGTGGAGACCCAACGCGAGGAAATTAACTCTTGCGACGAACATCTTATTGAACCTCAGGTTGATCAGCAAGAAGAACCAAACACTGCGAACGAGAACATGGAAGAGAATGTTTCAACTTGCAAAGATGAATCAAATAGTACTGAAGGAGAAACAAGTACATCAGAAACGAATGGTGAATCCAAAGAAGATGAAGGGGAGGTTAATCTACTATCCCAGATCATACTTGAGAAATTAAAGTTTCTATCAGAAGGAAAACCAGGTGTATCGCCAGTTCAATTGATGTCTATTCAGCTACaa ACATTGTTTGTTGCATGGGAAGCAGGTTGTTTAGAAAAGAATTACTTGCGTAGATGGTTGAGTGACACCAGTCACGAATTGGAACGCTTGGAACAAGATGCAGCACCACCTGGATGGCTATGTCAGTGGGATAG GTCGCATAAGCGATATTATTACCAGAACACTGCCACTGGAATTACACAATGGACTTATCCGGATACTGGCATCGCCGGTGGAGCTGAAGAGATGGAAATTTGTTCCACGCCTCCTCCAGCTGAGCAAGAAGATATTATTATACCTG AAGAAGAAGGACTAAGATCAAAGTCAAAGAAATCAGAAGGTGGAGAGACAACAGAGGACATGACGATGCCAAGGAACAGCGACATAGAAGCTCCGCCTCCACCTCAAATTTCAAATCCGAGCCCACCCCCACCCCCAAGAATATACGCGGAGGATTTGAAGAGGGACAAAAGGAAACAAGATAAGTGCAACGACAAATTGGATAATAAGAGATCACGACTAGGAGAAG AGGGAGCAGCAGTCgcggaaataaaacaattagaaaattCTGTTGCCCCATCCTCTGCCTTACTGTCGCCTCAGCCTGCCAATCTTGCAAACGTAACTAGCGCAGAACCCCTGCCACCAGGTGTTGATTTAACGGAAGCACCTTATGAGATACCTGCAACTGCCCTGAAGAGAATTATTTATGGCGCTGTGCAGTCACAAGGTGCTGCGCTCTACGATGCAACTGCGAGAGATCCGACAGTTCCTATTCTAAGTCATCCAGCGACCATAGTACAAGAACATTATCTTCAATATCCAGCATATCATCAACacttacacgct CCAGCGGCCTTAGTACTTCCACATAAGCACAATGTGCAGCCTGCGATTCAGCTAATACCTGACTACACTCCAATATATACGAATCATAAGGTCATTGAGAAGCCACCAGTTAAAACAGCGAAAGAATCTTTAGTGTCTGCACTAGATTCATTTTACAATGACATTGCGCGAATAGAGAATATCGGAATGGAGAAAGTTCCTCAGAGACAAGATACTACGACGGTAGAACCGTCAACCTTACCAACAGAGGAAGCCAAATTAGAAACAGAGCAAGAACCTATCCCTGTTGAAACTActgtgaaagaaaagaaaaggaaaagg ACAAGGATTGGTATTAGTAAAAAGCATAAAGAAGTCTCTAGTATGGTTGCAAAATGGCAAAAGGTGCAACAGAATTTCGAAAATACGTAA
- the LOC100643431 gene encoding E3 ubiquitin-protein ligase TRIM23 has protein sequence MTDNLDHLSKYFKQTLKPTVRTNVLECRVCEEVFTVDGIKVPRLLHCGHTVCHSCLLRLRPCMTDQQFLLCPFDRQPTSISQNNVCNLKKNFALIELLERLEQSNSEKLSILERERFQSNQTCDEDEAHTAVLYCTICMTHLCENCDSTIHSSRTLSKHKRVTLSEKPKDKPKCPVHTAHVAEFTCTQEGCHNSLMCYLCKDYGRHSTHKLALVEVEAENIRKSIVTALQKMTQFMESMRDTAHRIETVIQELEGWAIEDARQRVRQHFEELRALLAEQENAAISCIETETRGRLCALSQQQQDLTTTRSQVADVCIQCESILDSEDWKLLSSATKVKEVLTTLEQQQQHYAQLGPDFLTPESSIPIIFSRDNRVHIGTKIDMRVVILGLDGAGKTSILSAIRGITLSGPPIPTIGFNVESLEYKNLVFTLWDVGGQQKFRPLWKHYYHNTQAVIFVVDASDRSRFEEAQNELSKIVNERELKDALFLIYANKQDLAGCASVEELTDILCLQKLCCGRAWHIQGSSSLTNACGSTQGLDWLTQQLGAHETLYTIPTIS, from the exons ATGACTGACAACTTGGATCATCTGAGCAAATACTTTAAACAGACTCTAAAACCTACTGTAAGAACCAAT GTACTGGAATGTCGTGTCTGCGAAGAAGTATTTACTGTTGATGGAATAAAAGTACCAAGATTACTACACTGTGGTCACACAGTATGTCATTCATGTCTTTTACGATTAAGACCTTGCATGACAGATCAGCAGTTTTTGTTGTGTCCTTTTGATAGACAGCCAACAAGCATTAGTCAGAACAATGTCTGTAACTTGAAAAAGAATTTTGCTCTAATAGAATTGCTAGAGAGATTAGAACAGTCCAATAGTGAGAAACTATCTATACTTGAAAGGGAGAGATTCCAATCTAATCAAACTTGCGATGAAGATGAAGCTCATACAGCAGTATTATATTGTACAATTTGTATGACACATTTGTGTGAGAATTGTGATAGTACCATTCATTCTTCAAGGACTTTAAGCAAACATAAACGTGTAACTCTATCAGAGAAACCGAAGGACAAACCAAAGTGTCCAGTGCATACAGCACATGTTGCAGAATTTACTTGTACTCAGGAAGGTTGCCATAATTCCCTTATGTGCTATTTGTGCAAGGATTATGGTAGACATAGTACGCATAAG CTAGCTTTGGTGGAAGTTGAGGCAGAGAATATTAGAAAATCTATTGTCACTGCTCTGCAGAAAATGACACAATTTATGGAGAGTATGAGAGATACAGCACACAGAATAG AAACGGTGATACAAGAGCTAGAAGGATGGGCAATAGAAGATGCAAGACAAAGAGTACGTCAGCATTTTGAGGAACTAAGAGCTCTATTGGCTGAACAAGAAAATGCAGCTATCTCTTGTATTGAAACAGAAACCCGTGGGAGATTATGCGCTTTAAGCCAGCAACAACAGGATTTAACTACCACTAGGTCTCAAGTAGCTGATGTGTGCATTCAGTGCGAAAGTATTTTGGATTCTGAAGATTGGAAGTTATTAAGTAGCGCAACGAAAGTTAAAGAAGTGTTAACTACGTTggaacaacagcagcaacattATGCTCAACTTGGCCCTGACTTCCTCACACCTGAGTCCTCTATACCTATAATATTCAGCCGT GACAACAGAGTACATATCGGCACGAAGATTGACATGCGTGTGGTAATCTTAGGATTAGACGGTGCTGGAAAAACAAGCATTCTATCAGCCATAAGAGGCATCACGCTCTCCGGACCGCCAATTCCTACAATTGGCTTTAATGTAGAAAGTCTAGAGTATAAAAATTTGGTATTCACTTTATGGGATGTTGGTGGACAACAGAAGTTTAGACCACTATGGAAACATTACTATCACAATACACAGGCAGTAATCTTTGTAGTTGATGCCAGTGATAGATCTAGATTCGAAGAAGCTCAGAACGAACTATCAAAAATTGTAAATGAACGCGAATTGAAAGACGCTTTATTCCTGATATATGCCAATAAGCAA GACCTCGCTGGTTGCGCCAGTGTCGAAGAATTAACTGATATCCTGTGTTTGCAAAAATTATGTTGCGGTCGAGCATGGCATATACAAGGCTCATCTTCACTTACAAACGCTTGTGGTTCTACACAAGGTCTTGACTGGTTAACCCAGCAATTGGGTGCTCAtgaaactttatataccatacccactatatcataa